One window of Streptomyces sp. NBC_00273 genomic DNA carries:
- a CDS encoding acyl-CoA dehydrogenase family protein, which translates to MSATQPKVTEREARQVAEAAREQDWRKPSFAKELFLGRFRLDLIHPHPLPADEDVRRGEAFLARLREFCETRIDGARIEREAKIPDETVRGLKELGALGMKIDPKYGGLGLTQVYYNKALALVGSVSPAIGALLSAHQSIGVPQPLKMFGTQEQKDAYLPRCATTAISAFLLTEPDVGSDPARLATTAVPDGDDAYVLDGVKLWTTNGVVADLLVVMARVPKSEHHRGGITAFVVEADSPGITVEHRNAFMGLRGLENGVTRFHRVRVPASQRIGAEGAGLKIALTTLNTGRLSLPAMCVGAGKWCLKIAREWSGVREQWGRPVARHEAVGAKISFIAATTFALEAVVDLASQMADEDRNDIRIEAALAKLYGSEMACLMADELVQIRGGRGFETAESLAARGERAVPAEQMLRDLRINRIFEGSTEIMHLLIAREAVDAHLSVAGDLIDPEKALGDKAKAGARAAGFYARWLPKLATGPGQVPGTYRAFHPGGHPDLSTHLRYVERSARKLARSTFYAMSRWQGRMETKQGFLGRIVDIGAELFAMSAACVRAEHLRATGAHGREAYQLADAFCEQSRLRVEELFGRLWSNTDDLDRKVVAGVLSGTYAWLEEGVLDPSGEGPWIADATPGPSTQKNVHRPIR; encoded by the coding sequence ATGTCCGCAACACAGCCCAAGGTGACCGAGCGCGAGGCACGGCAGGTCGCTGAGGCGGCCCGGGAACAGGACTGGCGCAAACCCAGTTTCGCCAAGGAACTGTTCCTCGGACGCTTCCGGCTCGACCTGATCCACCCCCACCCGCTCCCCGCCGACGAGGACGTCCGGCGGGGCGAGGCCTTCCTGGCCCGGCTGCGGGAGTTCTGCGAGACCCGCATCGACGGGGCCCGCATCGAGCGCGAGGCGAAGATCCCCGACGAGACCGTGCGCGGTCTCAAGGAGCTCGGCGCCCTCGGCATGAAGATCGACCCCAAGTACGGCGGCCTCGGTCTCACCCAGGTCTACTACAACAAGGCGCTGGCCCTCGTCGGCTCGGTGAGCCCGGCCATCGGGGCCCTGCTCTCCGCCCACCAGTCGATCGGCGTGCCCCAGCCGCTGAAGATGTTCGGCACGCAGGAGCAGAAGGACGCCTACCTGCCCCGCTGCGCCACCACCGCCATCAGCGCCTTCCTGCTCACCGAGCCCGACGTGGGGTCGGACCCGGCGCGCCTGGCCACCACGGCCGTCCCGGACGGGGACGACGCGTACGTGCTCGACGGCGTGAAGCTGTGGACGACCAACGGGGTCGTCGCGGACCTGCTCGTCGTGATGGCCCGCGTCCCGAAGTCCGAGCACCATCGCGGCGGGATCACCGCCTTCGTCGTCGAGGCCGACTCGCCCGGCATCACCGTCGAGCACCGCAACGCCTTCATGGGCCTGCGCGGCCTGGAGAACGGAGTGACCCGCTTCCACCGGGTACGGGTACCCGCCTCGCAGCGCATCGGCGCCGAGGGCGCCGGGCTCAAGATCGCCCTGACCACGCTCAACACCGGCCGGCTGTCCCTGCCCGCCATGTGCGTCGGCGCCGGGAAGTGGTGCCTGAAGATCGCCCGCGAGTGGTCCGGCGTCCGCGAGCAGTGGGGCCGGCCGGTCGCACGGCACGAGGCGGTCGGCGCCAAGATCTCCTTCATCGCCGCCACCACCTTCGCCCTCGAAGCGGTGGTCGATCTCGCCTCCCAGATGGCCGACGAGGACCGCAACGACATCCGCATCGAGGCCGCCCTCGCCAAGCTCTACGGCTCCGAGATGGCCTGCCTGATGGCCGACGAACTGGTCCAGATCCGCGGCGGGCGCGGCTTCGAGACCGCCGAGTCCCTGGCCGCCCGCGGCGAACGCGCCGTCCCCGCCGAGCAGATGCTCCGCGACCTGCGCATCAACCGGATCTTCGAGGGCTCCACCGAGATCATGCACCTGCTGATCGCCCGCGAGGCCGTCGACGCCCACCTCTCGGTGGCGGGCGACCTCATCGACCCCGAGAAGGCACTCGGCGACAAGGCGAAGGCGGGAGCCCGCGCCGCCGGGTTCTACGCCCGCTGGCTGCCCAAGCTCGCCACCGGCCCCGGCCAGGTCCCCGGCACCTACCGGGCCTTCCACCCCGGCGGCCACCCCGACCTCTCCACCCATCTGCGCTACGTGGAGCGCAGCGCCCGCAAACTCGCCCGCTCGACCTTCTACGCCATGTCCCGCTGGCAGGGCCGGATGGAGACCAAACAGGGCTTCCTCGGCCGGATCGTCGACATCGGCGCCGAGCTCTTCGCCATGAGCGCGGCCTGCGTCCGCGCCGAGCACCTGCGCGCCACCGGCGCCCACGGTCGCGAGGCCTACCAGCTGGCCGACGCCTTCTGCGAGCAGTCCCGGCTGCGCGTGGAGGAGCTCTTCGGCCGGCTCTGGTCCAACACCGACGACCTCGACCGCAAGGTGGTCGCCGGCGTCCTGTCCGGTACCTACGCATGGCTGGAGGAGGGCGTCCTCGACCCCTCCGGCGAGGGCCCCTGGATCGCGGACGCGACCCCCGGACCCTCGACGCAGAAAAACGTGCACCGCCCCATCCGCTGA
- a CDS encoding aldehyde dehydrogenase family protein: MTSTHAFWLAGRQATGEDSFDVHSPWDGRLVGTVSVPTDEQVEEAVAAAYAVTAEFSATPAHVRAAALDHVSKRLAERTEEIAQLISAENGKPVKWARGEVGRAVSVFRFAAEEARRFNGGEAQRLDTDAGGVGRLALTRRFVKGPVLGIAPFNFPLNLCAHKVAPAIAVGAPIILKPAPATPLSGLILGELLAETDLPAGSWSVLPVANDKMPALVKDERLPVISFTGSDTVGYAIQQSVPHKHCTLELGGNAAAVVLDDWSSEADLDWAATRIATFSNYQAGQSCISVQRVIADASVYDRLVEKVVEKVQAQVTGDPSDSATDVGPLVSEAAAQRVESWVDEAVAGGAKLLAGGKRAGASYEPTVLAHVPDGVKLATEEVFGPVLTLKKVENTDEAFAAVNDSKFGLQTGVFTRNVQTAFRAHRELEVGGVIIGDAPSYRADQMPYGGVKQSGVGREGVRYAMDDYTYERVLVLTGLDI, translated from the coding sequence ATGACTTCCACCCACGCCTTCTGGCTCGCCGGCCGCCAGGCCACCGGCGAGGACAGCTTCGACGTCCACTCCCCGTGGGACGGCCGCCTGGTCGGCACCGTCAGCGTGCCCACCGACGAGCAGGTCGAAGAGGCCGTGGCCGCGGCGTACGCCGTGACGGCGGAGTTCTCCGCGACCCCCGCCCACGTACGGGCCGCGGCCCTGGACCACGTGTCCAAGCGGCTCGCCGAGCGCACCGAGGAGATCGCCCAGCTGATCTCCGCCGAGAACGGCAAGCCCGTCAAGTGGGCCCGCGGTGAGGTCGGCCGTGCGGTGTCCGTGTTCCGCTTCGCCGCCGAAGAGGCCCGCCGCTTCAACGGCGGAGAGGCCCAGCGCCTCGACACCGACGCCGGTGGCGTCGGCCGTCTCGCGCTGACCCGCCGCTTCGTCAAGGGCCCGGTCCTCGGCATCGCGCCGTTCAACTTCCCGCTGAACCTGTGCGCCCACAAGGTGGCCCCGGCCATCGCCGTCGGCGCGCCGATCATCCTCAAGCCCGCCCCGGCCACGCCCCTGTCCGGGCTGATCCTGGGCGAGCTGCTCGCCGAGACCGACCTCCCGGCCGGCTCCTGGTCGGTCCTGCCGGTCGCCAACGACAAGATGCCGGCCCTGGTGAAGGACGAGCGCCTGCCCGTCATCTCCTTCACCGGCTCCGACACCGTCGGCTACGCCATCCAGCAGTCGGTGCCCCACAAGCACTGCACCCTGGAGCTCGGCGGCAACGCCGCGGCCGTCGTCCTGGACGACTGGTCCTCCGAGGCCGACCTCGACTGGGCCGCGACCCGCATCGCGACCTTCTCCAACTACCAGGCCGGCCAGTCCTGCATCTCCGTGCAGCGCGTGATCGCCGACGCCTCCGTCTACGACCGCCTCGTCGAGAAGGTCGTCGAGAAGGTCCAGGCCCAGGTCACCGGCGACCCGTCCGACTCCGCCACCGACGTCGGCCCCCTCGTCTCCGAGGCCGCCGCCCAGCGCGTCGAGTCCTGGGTCGACGAGGCCGTGGCCGGCGGGGCCAAGCTGCTCGCCGGCGGCAAGCGCGCGGGTGCCTCGTACGAGCCCACCGTCCTGGCCCACGTGCCGGACGGCGTCAAGCTCGCCACCGAGGAGGTCTTCGGGCCGGTCCTGACGCTGAAGAAGGTCGAGAACACCGACGAGGCCTTCGCCGCCGTCAACGACTCGAAGTTCGGTCTGCAGACCGGCGTCTTCACCCGCAACGTCCAGACCGCGTTCCGCGCCCACCGCGAGCTCGAGGTCGGCGGTGTGATCATCGGCGACGCGCCGTCCTACCGCGCCGACCAGATGCCGTACGGCGGCGTCAAGCAGTCCGGTGTGGGCCGCGAGGGCGTCCGCTACGCGATGGACGACTACACGTACGAGCGGGTCCTGGTCCTGACCGGCCTCGACATCTGA
- a CDS encoding PucR family transcriptional regulator — MPLTLASLVQHSALKLSVRAGEGRLDTPVRWAHVSELADPVPYMEGGELLLITAMKLDAGDPEEMRAYVRRLAAAGVVGIGFAIGVNYEEIPEALVEAARTEDMPLLEVPRRTPFLAISKAVSAALAADQYRAVTAGFEAQRELTRAALSVDGPTELLVKLAAHVHGWAALYDTSGAVVAAAPDWAARRAARLTPDVERLRERPAPASAVVGGSEDRVELQSLGTGRRARGALAVGTAAPLGTAERYAVHSAVALLTLTTERSRSLHDAESRLGAAVLRMLLAGEADHARSVAGDLYGSLLEAPFRLVVAEPALAGTAQPEGLALLSDTVESAAARTGEALLVVPEAGRLVVLASDGGSAVQACTDHAEALEARRGRDAAGPEPDELVVGLSAPAGPGGVAAALKQADQALAVARRRGRPMVEHEDMAAGSVLPLLADDAVRAFADGTLRALREHDATGRGDLVASLQAWLSRHGQWDAAAADLGVHRHTLRYRMKRVEEILGRSLEDPDVRMELWLALKATSTPA, encoded by the coding sequence ATGCCGCTCACCCTCGCCTCACTCGTCCAGCACTCGGCGCTGAAGCTCAGCGTCCGGGCCGGGGAGGGGCGCCTCGATACCCCGGTGCGCTGGGCCCACGTCAGTGAGCTCGCCGACCCCGTCCCCTACATGGAGGGCGGGGAGCTGCTCCTGATCACCGCGATGAAGCTGGACGCGGGGGACCCGGAGGAGATGCGCGCCTATGTGCGCCGCCTCGCCGCGGCCGGGGTCGTCGGCATCGGCTTCGCGATCGGCGTCAACTACGAGGAGATCCCCGAAGCACTGGTCGAGGCCGCGCGGACCGAGGACATGCCGCTGCTGGAGGTACCGCGGCGCACCCCCTTCCTGGCGATCAGCAAGGCGGTCTCCGCGGCCCTCGCCGCGGACCAGTACCGGGCCGTCACCGCCGGTTTCGAGGCCCAGCGGGAGCTGACGCGCGCCGCGCTCTCCGTCGACGGCCCCACCGAGCTGCTGGTGAAGCTGGCCGCGCACGTGCACGGCTGGGCCGCGCTGTACGACACCTCCGGCGCGGTCGTGGCGGCCGCCCCCGACTGGGCCGCGCGACGCGCCGCACGGCTCACCCCCGACGTGGAACGGCTGCGGGAGCGCCCGGCCCCCGCGAGCGCCGTGGTCGGCGGCTCCGAGGACCGCGTGGAACTCCAGTCCCTGGGTACGGGCCGGCGGGCGCGCGGTGCCCTCGCCGTCGGCACCGCGGCCCCGCTGGGCACGGCCGAGCGGTACGCCGTCCACTCCGCCGTCGCGCTGCTCACCCTCACCACCGAGCGCTCGCGCTCGCTGCACGACGCCGAGTCCCGGCTGGGGGCGGCGGTGCTGCGGATGCTGCTCGCGGGGGAGGCGGACCACGCGCGGTCCGTGGCCGGGGACCTGTACGGGTCCCTGCTGGAAGCGCCGTTCCGGCTCGTCGTGGCCGAGCCGGCCCTGGCGGGGACCGCGCAGCCGGAAGGCCTGGCGCTGCTGTCCGACACGGTGGAGTCGGCGGCGGCCCGGACCGGGGAGGCGCTGCTCGTCGTCCCGGAGGCGGGCCGGCTCGTGGTCCTGGCCTCCGACGGCGGCTCGGCCGTACAGGCGTGCACGGACCACGCGGAGGCACTGGAGGCGCGGCGCGGTCGGGACGCGGCCGGACCGGAGCCGGACGAGCTGGTGGTCGGCCTGTCCGCGCCGGCCGGACCGGGGGGTGTGGCGGCGGCCCTCAAGCAGGCCGACCAGGCCCTGGCCGTGGCCCGGCGCCGCGGCCGGCCGATGGTGGAGCACGAGGACATGGCGGCGGGCTCGGTCCTGCCGCTGCTGGCCGACGACGCCGTACGGGCCTTCGCGGACGGCACCCTGCGGGCCCTGCGGGAGCACGACGCGACCGGGCGCGGCGACCTGGTGGCCTCGCTCCAGGCCTGGCTCTCCCGCCACGGGCAGTGGGACGCGGCCGCCGCCGACCTCGGCGTGCACCGGCACACCCTGCGCTACCGGATGAAGCGGGTCGAGGAGATCCTCGGCCGCTCCCTGGAGGACCCCGACGTCCGCATGGAACTGTGGCTCGCCCTCAAGGCGACCTCGACCCCGGCCTAG
- a CDS encoding ATP/GTP-binding protein has product MDTDGAYEGQATRAGQVPRPAGPPTHPPKPSHAPGQGPTLADWLRIARPVAEPGVWRYGHTPRPTVEAAQTPDRALASGAVISFLACVLVWSLMRNTYIPFWDAPLKLFTPHSWWSANGEPVLETGGVQAKPIYELLFVLVLLYGFGRLGSWKAAWSRLVVARGPWAQALAVVPLAYVTLLLVHNYQLPLRQLVEGFLDFDRSPGGDREANRNLMSTARTVIDVVLIAAFAGLGGGARLLRRLARLSSPATSRSTAPTIVGGSDRPQRFPAENPLEDPAMWPQVRAAGLVEAADRLESEAGGGRMNDVDYARIRRAWDSVRVDPSRMRAFADAVRDKGAGACVHPSGARDLPVRAARHDLLVRQVLLGTVEEGARNPYSRRGTALALDPDVLGTSLLAVGPSGAGKTRRLVRPVVESLSLQALAGQAAVVAVGAAGAQLGPDAAFDVVVRVGDPASVYDLDLYGGATDPDEAATLLAEAFVGDVPGVDVRRAATALAQLLGPFRAAYDRFPTVPELRELLDQVPTAFDALRRDLAGQHAMLRELDARARQHGSHLDPGQALADRVALLDRPAFAGFFDTTGQGRPFSLRALEHPIRVRVDLPERGHADASRMLARLLLAQFNAAAAARTDRSLFAFLAFDDASHTLTAETVRGIQQLRSAHAGVLLTLRTLDDVPEALRTPLLGAVGCRMAFSGVTTWDGKRFAEAWGTEWVETRDVTHRTVFADQPLTRLMHSFRKLVTGKAVTTDAVTVRQVERERWSASDLAHAVPPGHAVLSLTSVRGDRATPLLVRLSGTS; this is encoded by the coding sequence ATGGACACCGACGGTGCGTACGAGGGACAGGCGACCCGTGCGGGTCAGGTACCGAGACCTGCCGGCCCCCCCACGCACCCTCCGAAGCCCAGCCACGCCCCCGGCCAGGGGCCGACCCTCGCCGACTGGCTGCGCATCGCCCGCCCCGTCGCCGAGCCGGGTGTCTGGAGGTACGGCCACACCCCGCGTCCGACCGTGGAAGCCGCGCAGACCCCCGACCGGGCCCTCGCCAGCGGAGCCGTCATTTCCTTCCTGGCCTGCGTCCTCGTCTGGTCCCTCATGCGCAACACCTACATCCCGTTCTGGGACGCGCCGCTCAAGCTCTTCACACCTCACAGTTGGTGGTCGGCGAACGGCGAGCCGGTCCTGGAAACGGGGGGAGTCCAGGCCAAACCGATCTACGAGCTGCTGTTCGTCTTGGTGCTCCTCTACGGCTTCGGCCGGCTCGGCAGCTGGAAGGCCGCTTGGAGCCGCCTGGTCGTCGCCCGGGGTCCATGGGCGCAGGCCCTGGCGGTCGTACCGCTCGCTTATGTGACGTTGCTGCTCGTCCACAACTACCAATTGCCGCTGCGGCAGCTGGTGGAGGGCTTCCTCGACTTCGACCGCAGTCCGGGGGGCGACCGAGAGGCCAACCGCAATCTCATGAGCACGGCCAGGACCGTGATCGATGTGGTTCTGATCGCGGCATTCGCAGGGCTCGGTGGCGGCGCCCGGCTGCTGCGCCGACTGGCGAGGCTTTCCTCGCCCGCCACCTCGCGGTCGACGGCGCCGACGATCGTGGGAGGTTCGGATCGCCCGCAGCGGTTCCCTGCCGAGAATCCGCTTGAAGACCCCGCTATGTGGCCGCAAGTACGCGCCGCGGGGTTGGTGGAGGCCGCTGATCGGCTGGAATCGGAGGCCGGGGGCGGGCGGATGAACGATGTCGACTACGCCCGGATCCGGCGGGCGTGGGACTCCGTGCGCGTCGACCCCTCGCGGATGCGGGCCTTCGCCGACGCCGTGCGCGACAAGGGCGCCGGGGCCTGTGTGCACCCGTCCGGGGCGCGAGACCTGCCCGTGCGGGCCGCCCGGCACGATCTGCTGGTCCGGCAGGTGCTGCTGGGCACCGTGGAAGAGGGTGCCCGCAACCCGTACTCCCGCCGCGGCACCGCCCTCGCCCTCGATCCCGACGTGCTCGGTACCTCCCTGCTCGCCGTCGGGCCCTCCGGCGCCGGCAAGACCCGGCGGCTGGTGCGGCCCGTCGTCGAGTCGCTCTCGCTCCAGGCCCTCGCCGGCCAGGCCGCGGTCGTCGCCGTCGGCGCGGCCGGCGCCCAGCTCGGGCCGGACGCCGCCTTCGACGTCGTGGTCCGGGTCGGCGACCCCGCCTCCGTCTACGACCTCGATCTCTACGGCGGCGCAACCGACCCCGACGAGGCCGCCACCCTGCTCGCGGAGGCCTTCGTCGGAGACGTTCCCGGGGTCGACGTACGCCGGGCCGCGACCGCCCTCGCCCAGCTCCTCGGGCCGTTCCGGGCGGCCTACGACCGCTTCCCGACCGTCCCCGAACTGCGCGAGCTGCTCGACCAGGTCCCCACCGCCTTCGACGCGCTGCGCCGCGACCTCGCCGGGCAGCACGCCATGCTGCGCGAGCTCGACGCCCGGGCTCGCCAGCACGGGTCCCACCTGGACCCCGGTCAGGCCCTCGCGGACCGGGTGGCCCTGCTGGACCGGCCCGCGTTCGCCGGCTTCTTCGACACCACCGGCCAGGGCCGGCCGTTCTCGCTGCGTGCCCTGGAGCACCCGATCCGTGTCCGCGTGGACCTGCCCGAACGCGGGCACGCGGACGCCTCCCGCATGCTGGCCCGGCTGCTGCTCGCCCAGTTCAACGCCGCCGCAGCCGCCCGCACCGACCGCTCCCTCTTCGCGTTCCTCGCCTTCGACGACGCCTCCCACACCCTGACCGCAGAGACCGTGCGGGGCATCCAGCAGCTGCGCTCGGCCCATGCGGGCGTCCTGCTCACGCTGCGCACGCTGGACGACGTACCGGAGGCGCTGCGGACCCCGCTGCTCGGGGCGGTCGGCTGCCGGATGGCCTTCTCCGGGGTCACCACCTGGGACGGCAAGCGGTTCGCCGAGGCCTGGGGCACGGAGTGGGTGGAGACGCGGGACGTCACCCACCGGACCGTCTTCGCCGACCAGCCGCTCACCCGCCTGATGCACTCCTTCCGCAAGCTCGTCACCGGCAAGGCGGTCACCACGGACGCGGTGACCGTGCGTCAGGTGGAGCGGGAGCGGTGGTCCGCTTCGGATCTGGCGCACGCGGTGCCGCCGGGGCACGCGGTGCTGTCGCTGACCTCGGTGCGCGGGGACCGGGCGACTCCGCTACTGGTCCGCCTGTCCGGAACGTCCTGA
- the gabT gene encoding 4-aminobutyrate--2-oxoglutarate transaminase, giving the protein MTAVPQERKIVTAIPGPKSQELQARRLQTVAGGVGSVLPVFTARAGGGIIEDVDGNRLIDFGSGIAVTSVGASAEAVVRRASAQLADFTHTCFMVTPYEGYVEVCEALAELTPGTHSKKSALFNSGAEAVENAVKIARSYTKRQAVVVFDHGYHGRTNLTMALTAKNMPYKQGFGPFAPEVYRVPVAYGYRWPTGAENCGPEAAAQAIDQITKQIGAENVAAIIIEPVLGEGGFIEPAKGFLPAIVKFANDNGIVFVADEIQSGFCRTGQWFACEDEGIVPDLITTAKGIAGGLPLAAVTGRAEIMDAAHAGGLGGTYGGNPVACAGALGSIETMKELDLNAAAKKIESVMKARLTAMQEKYDIIGDIRGRGAMIAIELVKDPVSKTPFPEAAGALAKACHAEGLLVLTCGTYGNVLRFLPPIVIGEDLLNEGLDLIEAAFAAIGTAI; this is encoded by the coding sequence ATGACCGCTGTTCCGCAGGAGCGCAAGATCGTCACCGCGATCCCCGGCCCCAAGTCGCAGGAGCTGCAGGCCCGCCGCCTCCAGACCGTGGCCGGTGGCGTGGGCTCCGTGCTGCCCGTCTTCACGGCCCGCGCGGGCGGCGGCATCATCGAGGACGTCGACGGCAACCGTCTGATCGACTTCGGTTCCGGCATCGCCGTGACCTCGGTCGGCGCCTCCGCCGAGGCCGTGGTGCGCCGCGCCTCCGCGCAGCTCGCCGACTTCACCCACACCTGTTTCATGGTCACCCCGTACGAGGGCTACGTCGAGGTCTGCGAGGCCCTCGCCGAGCTGACCCCGGGCACCCACTCCAAGAAGTCGGCCCTGTTCAACTCCGGCGCCGAGGCCGTCGAGAACGCCGTCAAGATCGCCCGTTCGTACACCAAGCGCCAGGCCGTCGTCGTCTTCGACCACGGCTACCACGGCCGCACGAACCTCACCATGGCGCTGACGGCGAAGAACATGCCGTACAAGCAGGGCTTCGGTCCGTTCGCCCCCGAGGTCTACCGCGTCCCGGTCGCCTACGGCTACCGCTGGCCCACCGGTGCCGAGAACTGCGGCCCCGAGGCCGCCGCCCAGGCGATCGACCAGATCACCAAGCAGATCGGCGCCGAGAACGTCGCCGCGATCATCATCGAGCCGGTCCTCGGCGAGGGCGGCTTCATCGAGCCGGCCAAGGGCTTCCTGCCCGCGATCGTGAAGTTTGCCAACGACAACGGCATCGTCTTCGTCGCCGACGAGATCCAGTCCGGCTTCTGCCGCACCGGCCAGTGGTTCGCGTGCGAGGACGAGGGCATCGTCCCGGACCTGATCACCACCGCCAAGGGCATCGCGGGCGGTCTGCCGCTGGCCGCCGTGACCGGCCGCGCCGAGATCATGGACGCCGCGCACGCGGGTGGCCTGGGTGGCACCTACGGCGGCAACCCGGTGGCCTGCGCCGGTGCGCTCGGCTCCATCGAGACCATGAAGGAGCTCGACCTCAACGCCGCGGCGAAGAAGATCGAGTCCGTCATGAAGGCCCGCCTGACGGCCATGCAGGAGAAGTACGACATCATCGGCGACATCCGCGGCCGCGGCGCCATGATCGCGATCGAGCTGGTCAAGGACCCGGTGTCCAAGACCCCGTTCCCGGAGGCGGCCGGCGCGCTCGCCAAGGCCTGCCACGCCGAGGGCCTGCTCGTCCTCACCTGCGGCACCTACGGCAACGTGCTCCGCTTCCTCCCGCCGATCGTCATCGGCGAGGACCTGCTGAACGAGGGCCTGGACCTCATCGAGGCCGCGTTCGCGGCCATCGGCACGGCCATCTGA
- a CDS encoding phosphatase PAP2 family protein: MLVSGPLLTPDHSLSRALVRTVPDSVTERLSDLGNVPVAVPVLVLAMAYAARRGRALAAGAAGLAMALVPALVIPFKAWTARPGPLEPWAAGYFPSGHTATAAVAYLGAALLVRPYTRRAWPTAAALVLTGATAVGLVLRGWHWPLDVLASLLLCTPLLLGVAWAVRTGRPGRPSQLGRPGQPAQPPK; encoded by the coding sequence GTGCTGGTATCCGGCCCGCTGCTGACCCCGGACCACTCGCTGAGCCGCGCCCTGGTGCGCACGGTCCCGGACTCCGTCACCGAGCGCCTCTCCGACCTCGGCAACGTCCCGGTCGCCGTGCCCGTCCTCGTCCTGGCCATGGCCTACGCCGCCCGGCGCGGGCGGGCGCTGGCCGCCGGGGCCGCGGGCCTGGCGATGGCCCTGGTGCCGGCCCTGGTCATCCCGTTCAAGGCGTGGACCGCCCGGCCGGGACCCCTGGAACCCTGGGCCGCCGGCTACTTCCCCTCGGGCCACACGGCCACCGCGGCCGTCGCCTACCTCGGCGCGGCCCTGCTCGTGCGCCCGTACACCCGCCGGGCATGGCCGACGGCCGCCGCCCTGGTCCTCACGGGGGCGACGGCCGTCGGGCTGGTCCTGCGGGGGTGGCACTGGCCGCTGGACGTCCTGGCCAGCCTGCTGCTCTGCACTCCCCTCCTGCTCGGCGTGGCGTGGGCCGTCCGGACGGGCCGGCCGGGCCGGCCGAGCCAGCTGGGCCGGCCCGGCCAGCCGGCTCAGCCGCCGAAGTAG